A genomic segment from Cygnus atratus isolate AKBS03 ecotype Queensland, Australia chromosome Z, CAtr_DNAZoo_HiC_assembly, whole genome shotgun sequence encodes:
- the STARD4 gene encoding stAR-related lipid transfer protein 4 — translation MELLPSSAPLATKLRNTLVQYHGIADSEWRVAKKTKDATVWRKPSEEFSGYLYKAQGVVEDVTNRIVDHIRPGPYRLDWDSLMTTMDIMETFEENCCVMRYTTAGQLWNIIAPREFVDFSYTTSYEDGLLTCGISLDYGEVRPAFVRGFNHPCGWFCVPLKDYPSHSLLTGYIQTELRGMLPQSAVDTAMASTLANFYSDLKKALKTGKK, via the exons atggagctgctgcccagctcgGCGCCCCTGGCCACGAAGCTGCGGAACACCCTTGTCCAGTACCACGGCATCGCGGACAGCGAGTGGCGGGTCGCCAAGAAAACG AAAGATGCAACGGTGTGGCGTAAACCATCAGAGGAATTCAGTGGATACCT CTACAAAGCTCAAGGAGTGGTGGAAGATGTTACTAACAGAATTGTGGATCATATTCGCCCTGGACCTTATAGACTGGACTGGGACAGCTTAATGACCACAATGGACATCATGGAAACGTTTGAAGAG AACTGCTGTGTGATGCGTTACACCACTGCTGGCCAGCTCTGGAATATCATAGCACCAAGGGAGTTTGTTGATTTCTCTTACACCACAAGCTATGAAGATGGTCTTCTAACATGTG GTATTAGCCTTGACTATGGAGAAGTGAGACCTGCTTTTGTCCGTGGATTCAATCACCCTTGCGGTTGGTTCTGCGTTCCTCTTAAAGACTATCCTAGCCACAGTCTTTTGACGGGTTACATTCAGACCGAACTGCGAGGGATGCTGCCGCAATCTGCAGTAGACACTGCCATGGCTAGTACTCTGGCCAATTTCTACTCTGACCTCAAAAAGGCactgaaaacaggcaaaaagTGA